The nucleotide sequence actatactatactatactatactatactatactatactatactatactatactatactatactatactatactatactatactatactatactatactatactatactatactatactatactatactatactatactattactatactatactatactatactatactatactatactatactatactatactatactatactatactatactatactatactatactatactatactatactatactatactatactatactatactatactatactatactatactatactatacgatatgCTACTACACTAtgcgatacgatacgatactatactatacgatacgataccataccataccataccatgtCATGCCATGCCATGCCATGCTATACTATATATACCATACTATACTATATATAGCATACTATATTGTACGTTTCCATACGATCCtatacgatactatactataccatactatactatactatatataccatactataccatactataccataccataccatatcATACCATatcataccataccataccataccataccataccataccataccataccataccataccataccataccataccataccataccataccataccataccataccataccgtaccgtaccgtaccataccataccataccataccataccataccataccataccatactacactatatgatacgatacgatactacaCTACCACTACAcaatactatactatactatactatactatactattactatactatactatactatactatactatactatactatactatactatactatactatactatactatactatactatactatactatactattactatactattactatactatactatactatactatactatactatactatactatactatactatactatactatactatactatactatactatactatactatactatactatactatactatactatactatactatactatacatactatactatactatactatactatactatactatactatactatactatactatactatactatactatactatactatactatactatactatactattactatactatactatactatacgatatgCTACTACACTAtgcgatacgatacgatactatactatacgataccataccataccataccataccatgtCATGCCATGCCATGCCATGCTATACTATATATACCATACTATACTATATATAGCATACTATATTGTACGTTTCCATACGATCCtatacgatactatactataccatactatactatactatatataccatactataccatactataccataccataccatatcATACCATatcataccataccataccataccataccataccataccataccataccataccataccataccataccataccataccataccataccataccataccataccataccataccataccataccataccataccatgcCATACCATGCCATACCATGCCATACCATGCCATACCATGCCATACCATGCCATACCATGCCATACCATGCCATACCATGCCATACCATGCCATACCATGCCATACCAtgccataccataccataccataccataccataccataccataccataccataccataccataccataccatactaATGATTGTGATACAGTTTCCTGTTCGGGTTGAAGCCGCCAACCCGCAAACACGACTCGTTTAGCACCCCTACTATATCATTTTTATTAATGGTTGTTAGCGACAAGTTTTGTTACAAATATACTGTACGATGCCATACGACCATATaccattattaataaaatacgTGACAGAAAAACACACTTGAATAACATGATCTTGGTGGACACACAAAGAGCCTTTTGTGACGACTTTGACGATACCTTTCAATCGACAAACCCATTACTTAACTACGCCCATAAAGAAGATATCCGAATGAAGATACGTGACAAAAAAAAACACAGTTGAATTTTTGAGCGGATTTGGTTGAACATCTATAGAGTAACCGTGTTGGTGTTGATGATGACGAAGATGACGAAAACGAgtagaaataatatatttttgagtaaattactttttgagtccctgtgttttagtggttttaaccacttgagtccaaaatcaaaaagtttaacgccctgagtccctaaccatttattttataacgttttgagtccaattttgttcattttatagcttgagtccaaaaaattggactcaaaaggttaaaatttggactcaaaaggactcaaatggttaatgaaaatgcttatagtgactcaggtcgttaaacgttttgcttttggactcaactagttaaaaccactaaaacacagagaCTAAAAAAGTAATCTATATTAATATTCGTTAAAATCACATACTTCATATATATTGGTTAACTAATTGTATAGATAACCAAACGAACCCATATCGACCGAACGTCGGTATCTATATTAATATTCGTTACAATCGATGTAAAAATGTCTAGATATTCTATTGGTCATACCGTAATAAACCGAACCAATATCGACCGGATGCTTGCTATTTAAAAGTTAAAAATCATGTCGTCCCGCTGCGAAGCACGAGTGTAACCCGCTAATTATCATTAAATATTTTTTTGACAAAACTGTAGGTGATTGAAAAGAGACTTTCAAAAATCTTAGTCAATTGAACTTCCCTCCTGAATTTCATTAGTTCCCCCATCAAGTAGTCAAATATTTTGTACTTCCCTCCACAATTTTCATTAGGTTTAGTTTCTCCCCCAAATCCCTAACTTTCTCTTCATACCATCACTTTTTTTGCGTCGTTCCCTCTGTGCATTGCGCACGCACCGCGGTTGCCCACCAACGCCGACCGCCACCTACCAAGATTACTCTTCCCAACGATGAACCACCATCACCGACTCTCTCCACCATGGTATATCTATCTCTCCATCACCACTGAATTTTCCCCCAAATCCCTCTCTCTTTCGCTGATTACTTGCCTTATCTCACTGTAAGTTTATATGCATCTGTGATTTATGTCTTATTTGATTTGCTTTAATGATTTGTTTGTCTTGTATATGAGAAAAacattgttgttgttgctttgAATTTTGGCTCAGTTAAGGGTTTCATATTCTGTGTATTTTGGGACTTCGGATTTATTGTATAATAATGTTAATTAATATGATGAATTTGATTTTTAGGGCAAGATATACCGATGTTTCTAATGCCATGGgcgattttttttaattaagttaTGAACATGTGGTTGACCAATTGTTGAAGAGATTAAAGAACAGTATTGTTGAAGAGTAGTTACTTTAATTTAGGCGATCATTAGTTATAAAAGTATTATGGTTTTATTAAATCGATTGCTGCTAATAGAGCCTCGAATGAGAAGACCCAAGTTTGATTGTTGTCATGCTGTGATTGTTTCAATTTAATAGTTATATGCATAAGATGCGCTGATGTCTATATATTTTGTcaattaatttaaatatatatcGCTTTCAGTCATAATATGTCAAGCATATGTAATGGAATCCAGTATAAAGTTAGAAGCGTATGAATATATAGTTACTTCAAGCTGTATGCCAAACAGTGTTACATGCTACCTCACTTATTAAATAGTTGGTATTTAGTGTTCAACTTTGACATGGATGGTTTATCAAGGTGGTTGTTACTTATCTGATCATCATTAGTGTTTGATGTGAGTCTGATTCTGGTTTTTGTGTGGTCAGTTGGtagttttttttgtttatatgATCCATGCTTGAGCTCGGCTGGTTTAGTTTGATGGCCAAGCTTTTATTGCCAAAAGAAAATTAGGTCATAAATTGTCAGTGTATTCCTAATAGTGTGTATTTCTAACTTTTGAAAATGGATCTCTAAAGTTATTTTAGTCTAAAATTTGGCATTTTGAAGTAGGGATGAGTTCATTACAAAAACTGGATTTTGTTTCATTACAAAAACTTGTAGAAAAAATTAATGGTATTGAATTATGTGGTTCTGGATGCAGGGACTTTTACTCTCTCCAACTTAGGCATGTTTGGAATGGATCGCTTTGATGCTACTCTACCACCTGGGCAGGCATGTGTAACAAATAGTGTGATTTTTTTCAAAGCATTTTTCTTTCCAAGTTAGATTTAGTCTTATTAACATGTCTATTTGTTGTAGGGGGCTATTATGGCTGATGGAGCTTCAAAGCCTACTCCTATTGCTGACAAGGATGGATATTTCAGTGTGAAAAGTCAAATGCTGGTGAGTTTTTCATGTCTTAAATGATGTATTAGATCCATATGATCTTTATTTCAATGACCCTTAGACGAAAAGAAGATCGAATAGAAAAACAACTATCATACGTTATCATAACCCTGTTGGTCTCCTCAATTCATGCTAGGTGACCTAGATATTCAATCTGACTTGACAGTTCACACTAATCTTTTATGGAAGGGGAAAAAGAACTGTTTGGGTTGATGCAATTGCAGTATTAGATTTTGTGTGAAGAACTGAAATTTTATGCATTAAAGAAAGAAGGATTAAATCTTAACTCCTAAGTTAGAAAATGTCCTTAGCGATAAGAGAATGATGCATTTTCTGTTTGTGTGATGACTCACTAAACAAGAACAGGACTGAAAATATTTCTTAATGCGGGTGTTTCTTCTGTCATTCTATCATAATTTCTTCCCCTTACTTTTATGAAGTTAATTGAGCTGATGATTATTTTCAAATCCATATCTTGGCCCTTATTTCCTCAgtctatgttttattttatttgacaTCCTGTTCGATTTCACTCTGTCTCATTCTCCAGTTCTGTTATAAAAGACCAGTTCATATGTCTTATTTCCTTG is from Helianthus annuus cultivar XRQ/B chromosome 9, HanXRQr2.0-SUNRISE, whole genome shotgun sequence and encodes:
- the LOC118482013 gene encoding dihydrolipoyllysine-residue acetyltransferase component 4 of pyruvate dehydrogenase complex, chloroplastic-like; its protein translation is MFGMDRFDATLPPGQGAIMADGASKPTPIADKDGYFSVKSQMLDHEELFETISQALISLVDRDCLSGWGGNVYIV